Proteins encoded in a region of the Shewanella polaris genome:
- the ahpF gene encoding alkyl hydroperoxide reductase subunit F produces MLDANVKNQLKTYLQNLKRPVELVVSADDSNKGKELTSLAQDIVDSSDLVSVTYQQDQRTPSMSVINPQAATNITFAGLPMGHEFTSLVLALLHSGGHPIKLDADIIEQIRQLPGEFHFETYISLSCQTCPEVIQALNMMAAINPNITNVMIDGALFQQEVSDRNIMSVPSVFLNGEAFSVGAISVVEVLNKLDKNAAGRQAEQLNQKSVFDMLVVGGGPAGAAAAIYSARKGLNTGIVADKFGGQVAETVGIENFISVSKTEGPKLVANLEAHVNDYDVDIMQNQRALSLAKNGLFDVTLESGATLSSKTIVLATGARWREMNVPGEQEYRGKGVAYCPHCDGPLFKGKRVAVIGGGNSGIEAAIDLANIVEHVTVLEFDSKLRADEVLQRKAKSMGNITIITQAMTTEVQGDGTRVTSLTYTDRATGDNHKVELAGIFVQIGLVPNTEWLKGVVDMTPRGEIIVDERGQTSIPGVFAAGDVTNTPFKQIIIAMGSGATASLGAFDYLIRHSEETDVKAA; encoded by the coding sequence ATGTTAGATGCGAATGTAAAAAATCAACTGAAAACCTATCTGCAAAACCTCAAGCGCCCAGTTGAACTTGTCGTATCTGCAGATGACTCAAACAAAGGCAAAGAACTAACCAGCCTAGCCCAAGACATTGTTGACTCATCAGACTTAGTGTCAGTTACGTATCAACAAGACCAGCGTACACCAAGCATGAGTGTGATTAACCCTCAAGCTGCAACCAACATTACCTTTGCTGGATTGCCAATGGGCCATGAATTTACCTCACTAGTGCTTGCGCTATTACACAGCGGCGGACATCCGATTAAGTTGGATGCGGATATCATTGAACAAATCCGTCAATTGCCTGGTGAATTCCATTTTGAAACTTATATTTCGTTAAGTTGCCAAACCTGTCCTGAAGTTATCCAAGCACTGAATATGATGGCAGCTATTAACCCCAATATTACTAACGTGATGATAGACGGTGCGCTTTTCCAACAGGAAGTGAGCGATCGCAACATCATGTCAGTTCCATCAGTATTTTTAAATGGCGAAGCCTTCTCTGTAGGTGCTATTAGCGTTGTTGAAGTACTGAATAAATTAGATAAAAATGCCGCGGGCAGACAAGCCGAGCAATTAAACCAAAAGTCAGTTTTTGATATGTTAGTGGTTGGTGGTGGCCCAGCAGGCGCTGCAGCGGCAATTTACTCTGCCCGTAAGGGCTTAAATACCGGTATTGTGGCCGATAAGTTTGGCGGTCAAGTTGCTGAAACTGTCGGTATTGAAAACTTTATCTCAGTGTCTAAAACCGAAGGCCCTAAATTGGTGGCCAATTTAGAAGCCCACGTTAACGATTATGACGTCGACATTATGCAAAACCAGCGCGCTCTGAGTCTCGCTAAAAATGGTCTGTTTGATGTGACCTTGGAAAGTGGAGCCACATTAAGCAGTAAAACGATAGTATTAGCCACAGGTGCACGTTGGAGAGAAATGAACGTCCCTGGTGAGCAAGAGTATCGCGGTAAAGGCGTAGCATATTGCCCGCACTGTGATGGGCCACTATTTAAAGGCAAACGCGTAGCGGTAATTGGCGGCGGTAATTCAGGTATTGAAGCCGCTATCGATCTTGCAAACATTGTTGAACACGTTACTGTACTTGAGTTTGATAGTAAGTTACGTGCTGACGAAGTATTACAGCGAAAAGCTAAATCAATGGGTAATATCACTATTATTACTCAAGCTATGACCACAGAAGTTCAAGGTGACGGTACACGTGTTACTAGCTTAACTTACACCGATCGTGCAACAGGCGACAATCATAAAGTTGAGTTAGCAGGTATCTTTGTGCAAATTGGTTTAGTACCAAATACCGAGTGGTTAAAAGGGGTTGTTGATATGACTCCTCGCGGCGAAATCATTGTCGATGAACGAGGCCAAACTTCTATCCCTGGCGTATTTGCAGCTGGTGATGTAACAAATACTCCGTTTAAGCAAATTATTATTGCTATGGGGAGCGGTGCAACGGCATCATTGGGGGCGTTTGATTACTTAATCAGACACTCAGAAGAGACTGATGTAAAAGCTGCGTAA
- the ahpC gene encoding alkyl hydroperoxide reductase subunit C produces MTQSIINSTIKPFKATAFHNGAFVEVTEQDLLGKWSVVFFYPADFTFVCPTELGDMADHYEKLQAMGVEVYSVSTDTHFTHKAWHSSSDTISKITYPMIGDPTGAITRNFGVMIEEDGLALRGTFVMNPEGEVKVAEIHDLGIGRSASELVRKIQAAQYVATHDGEVCPAKWQPGEETLAPSIDLVGKI; encoded by the coding sequence ATGACACAATCTATCATCAACAGCACTATCAAGCCATTCAAAGCAACTGCATTTCACAACGGTGCATTCGTTGAAGTTACCGAGCAAGACTTATTAGGTAAGTGGTCAGTAGTCTTTTTCTACCCAGCAGACTTCACTTTTGTTTGTCCTACTGAATTAGGCGACATGGCTGATCATTACGAAAAGTTACAAGCAATGGGTGTTGAAGTGTACTCAGTATCAACTGACACGCATTTTACACACAAAGCTTGGCATTCAAGTTCAGACACTATCAGCAAAATCACTTATCCAATGATTGGTGACCCAACTGGCGCAATCACTCGTAACTTCGGTGTGATGATTGAAGAAGACGGTTTAGCACTTCGTGGAACTTTCGTGATGAACCCTGAAGGCGAAGTTAAAGTTGCTGAAATCCATGACTTAGGTATTGGCCGTAGCGCTTCAGAACTTGTTCGTAAAATTCAAGCTGCACAATATGTTGCCACACACGATGGTGAAGTATGTCCAGCTAAATGGCAACCAGGTGAAGAAACTCTCGCTCCTTCAATTGACCTAGTCGGTAAAATCTAA
- a CDS encoding phosphoenolpyruvate carboxylase — MSSNLHQAGVKLLKQLGRHADVIMDAYLAGSISDSTHDAGVIEKLKKSGILWRPEPDQELRLKRSVRALLEEALSDERNRQIDSNVGSSLATIKTLADHYKEARHNVDYSAAEAYLADLNEHVYSFTDSLRYSIRVLWSRINNEFGYVGTISAKIRENELAQSQVSDLLNGLEMFQFSELGEIAGDIRELRRLLMTSLQETLSQCTQELSIVQGRLYELLGRFRQIQGRTRLLKGWLLHTDMHPDYQPENHVGHKVVPSLFNSAEALLAPANVDVSNPHHELALMSIVAQVKAISRDATPVVTRDQNVTFEMGDTEDFDIPENPLKIAVDEYFCEVIDSGLRQSALSYLTEKQLQWDAESWLYQVIGGYEGLADEHKNYFELEPIGKPDPVYNGNFIIHDVELWLA, encoded by the coding sequence ATGAGCAGCAACTTACACCAAGCTGGGGTAAAACTGCTCAAACAACTCGGGCGGCATGCTGATGTCATCATGGATGCGTATTTGGCTGGATCGATTAGTGACTCAACCCATGATGCTGGCGTAATCGAAAAACTGAAAAAAAGTGGCATTTTATGGCGTCCAGAACCTGATCAAGAATTGCGCTTAAAGCGTTCAGTAAGGGCGTTACTTGAAGAGGCGTTAAGTGATGAGCGTAATCGTCAAATCGACTCGAATGTAGGCTCATCCCTTGCCACCATTAAAACCCTTGCTGATCATTACAAAGAAGCGCGTCATAATGTTGATTACAGCGCCGCTGAAGCCTATTTGGCCGACTTGAATGAGCATGTCTACAGTTTTACTGACAGTTTGCGTTATTCGATTAGGGTATTGTGGAGCCGGATTAATAACGAGTTTGGTTATGTGGGAACCATTAGTGCCAAAATTCGCGAGAATGAATTAGCCCAAAGCCAAGTATCGGATCTACTCAACGGTTTAGAGATGTTCCAATTTAGTGAGCTTGGTGAAATTGCGGGAGACATTCGTGAATTGCGCCGACTGTTAATGACCAGTCTGCAAGAAACCTTAAGTCAGTGCACCCAAGAGTTAAGTATTGTTCAGGGCCGGTTATATGAATTACTGGGCCGATTTAGACAAATACAAGGACGCACACGATTACTGAAAGGCTGGTTATTACACACTGACATGCATCCTGATTACCAACCCGAAAATCATGTTGGTCATAAAGTGGTACCGAGTTTATTTAACTCTGCAGAGGCCTTATTAGCACCCGCAAATGTTGATGTGAGTAATCCTCATCATGAGTTAGCGTTAATGAGCATAGTCGCGCAGGTGAAAGCTATTAGTCGTGATGCTACACCGGTGGTAACTCGTGATCAAAATGTCACCTTTGAAATGGGCGATACTGAAGATTTTGATATCCCAGAAAACCCACTCAAAATAGCAGTTGATGAATATTTCTGCGAAGTGATTGATTCTGGTTTACGCCAATCGGCACTGAGTTATTTAACTGAGAAACAACTGCAGTGGGATGCTGAAAGTTGGCTTTATCAGGTGATTGGTGGCTATGAAGGGTTAGCTGATGAGCATAAAAATTACTTTGAGCTAGAACCGATTGGTAAACCTGATCCTGTCTATAACGGTAACTTTATTATTCATGATGTTGAGTTATGGCTAGCTTAA
- a CDS encoding condensin complex protein MksE has translation MSGENETTLVGTSALIEQLLRGEFICRVTNEDGWRALKNNSTRDRVESYLNQINRTLASAGEGEVFFCGYLQLGDAERKVISSQFKDICSALIPLVEWLVLVQEASGQDAPLSEGAPIRLTDLQARIEDTPAFREQLAKLSQYRLFGSTSSNVDGQIKLVFKRLVELGYLSKPNSEKQIYIATGKLDYLYEVIRFIDETEGLSLEAQAETATQRDLI, from the coding sequence ATGTCAGGCGAAAATGAAACAACCTTAGTGGGTACCAGTGCGTTAATAGAGCAATTGCTTCGCGGTGAGTTTATTTGCCGAGTCACCAATGAAGATGGCTGGCGCGCGCTGAAAAATAACAGCACTCGTGACCGAGTAGAAAGCTACTTAAATCAAATTAACCGCACATTGGCCAGCGCCGGTGAAGGTGAAGTGTTTTTTTGTGGTTACTTACAATTGGGTGATGCAGAGCGCAAAGTGATTTCATCGCAGTTTAAAGACATTTGTTCGGCGCTTATTCCGCTGGTGGAATGGTTGGTACTGGTACAAGAAGCTAGCGGCCAAGATGCACCATTAAGCGAAGGCGCACCCATTCGTTTAACCGATTTACAAGCGCGTATTGAAGACACTCCAGCGTTTAGAGAGCAATTGGCTAAGTTGAGCCAATATCGTTTATTTGGCTCAACAAGTAGTAATGTCGACGGCCAAATTAAATTAGTCTTTAAACGTTTGGTTGAACTGGGCTACCTAAGCAAACCTAACAGTGAAAAACAGATTTATATTGCTACCGGTAAGCTTGATTATTTATATGAAGTGATCCGTTTTATTGATGAAACTGAAGGCTTAAGCCTTGAGGCACAGGCAGAAACGGCGACTCAAAGGGATCTGATATGA
- a CDS encoding methyl-accepting chemotaxis protein, with protein MNWFSNMSIFKKVGLIFVLSVIIFAVNLAISTVAINKNRNTLSFMETQVAQRVELANQNVIYVQRLDELYTQSVSFADEDLLENAHKTFSSLNNNLTNLLAIDQLETSALSLLSKSLHEYNTMTASLAKGMLDGTIDMADVGKISQKKAKVFDQLTKGITAYKADKVNEFSSTIKEASDRSEQSLYLTLSIGLSLLVLMAIVTISIAKAISGSAGDVASSLGELADGKGNLRHQLTVAGTDELGQVSSNFNRFLRLLADSIERVVSVTSPLLDSASSLKERMTLATKATKQQSHDAKAVHMSMEEMRHSVNDISHSAQQAAEAAQVAEREATEGLAVVQRTVRISQELNSGIELASNSIHELAKDTESVGSILNVITSIADQTNLLALNAAIEAARAGEHGRGFAVVADEVRALASKTADATSEIRGVLDKLKVAAESSVSTMDVAITKSSENERYAKDTGEVLSSIQSKIVSINSMNTHIASATEQQSMVAASVANNVAEMNASFEQTLSILAEVQDISEGLDGFANELSHATSQFKL; from the coding sequence ATGAATTGGTTTAGTAACATGTCAATCTTTAAAAAAGTAGGATTGATTTTTGTTTTGTCAGTCATTATTTTTGCGGTGAATCTTGCAATCAGCACAGTTGCAATTAACAAAAACCGCAACACTTTGTCTTTTATGGAAACTCAAGTGGCGCAACGAGTTGAACTTGCAAATCAAAACGTTATTTATGTGCAGCGTTTAGATGAACTATATACTCAGTCAGTATCCTTTGCTGATGAAGATTTGCTCGAGAATGCTCATAAAACTTTCTCTTCACTGAATAATAATTTAACCAACTTACTCGCTATCGATCAGTTAGAAACTTCAGCTTTATCGCTATTATCTAAGAGCCTCCATGAATACAATACCATGACAGCATCGCTCGCTAAAGGGATGTTAGATGGCACTATTGATATGGCTGATGTAGGGAAAATTAGTCAGAAGAAAGCCAAAGTTTTTGATCAATTAACGAAAGGGATCACGGCTTATAAAGCAGATAAAGTAAATGAATTTAGTTCGACAATTAAAGAAGCTAGCGATCGCTCTGAACAAAGTTTATATCTGACATTAAGCATTGGGCTTTCATTGCTTGTATTAATGGCTATTGTCACCATTTCAATTGCCAAAGCCATTAGTGGTTCTGCTGGTGATGTAGCCAGTTCGCTTGGTGAATTAGCTGACGGTAAAGGTAACTTACGTCACCAACTTACTGTCGCTGGTACTGATGAACTCGGACAAGTTTCGAGTAATTTTAACCGTTTTTTACGTTTACTTGCAGATTCGATTGAGCGTGTGGTGAGTGTAACCAGTCCGCTATTAGACAGTGCATCATCGTTAAAAGAACGAATGACGTTAGCGACGAAGGCCACTAAGCAACAAAGCCACGATGCTAAAGCCGTGCATATGTCGATGGAAGAAATGCGCCACTCGGTAAATGATATTTCACATAGTGCTCAGCAAGCTGCAGAGGCTGCACAAGTTGCTGAGCGAGAAGCTACTGAGGGTTTGGCTGTAGTACAACGTACAGTGAGAATTTCACAAGAACTTAACTCAGGTATTGAGCTGGCATCGAACTCAATTCATGAGTTAGCCAAAGACACCGAAAGTGTTGGCTCCATTTTGAATGTGATTACCTCTATTGCAGATCAAACAAATTTATTGGCGTTAAATGCCGCCATTGAAGCAGCTAGAGCGGGTGAGCATGGGCGAGGATTCGCCGTTGTTGCTGATGAAGTACGTGCTTTGGCGTCTAAAACAGCGGATGCCACAAGTGAAATTCGTGGTGTACTCGACAAACTGAAAGTTGCGGCAGAATCATCAGTCAGCACCATGGATGTTGCTATCACTAAATCATCTGAAAATGAGCGTTATGCAAAAGATACCGGAGAGGTATTAAGTTCAATTCAGTCAAAAATTGTCAGTATTAATAGCATGAATACTCATATAGCTTCTGCTACTGAGCAGCAATCTATGGTTGCTGCTAGTGTTGCTAATAATGTGGCCGAAATGAATGCTTCATTCGAGCAAACGCTCAGTATTCTTGCAGAAGTACAGGATATATCAGAAGGACTAGATGGTTTTGCTAATGAGCTTAGCCATGCTACTTCACAATTTAAATTATAA
- a CDS encoding ATP-binding protein, with protein MPSLIRIVLINTHLPGVVELLLKGHTNICGTNASGKTTLQRLVPVFYGEYPSRVVPSTRDSFERWYLPHDSSYIIYEYQKDDGLLYQAVLASAGDGKGVNYRFIARGFELEHYIKSRNGDTIICHSMAELGREVKRDGIAHTNLINTREFRAIIQNDRSLLNTGSNRNELRTYARQFSLCDGEHSLRHIEKLAKAVHSKEGKMETIKSMIAAILEEDGVNPPTSRLNPQRVETWIRESQLVQGFEQIRPEYDKLEQEFNQLLSAELRLASLSRGYRDDETLEAERQDRNQTLGKELNLKLRLLDDEWKDIRDELNQELSAAKGDVGKFEYELDAIEDQHAAFLDADIEQAKADLDNLPNWRSDVENLNERHKLQTEKHQDIESAFNARRNKIAEQLHRELETLHAEQDTQREARDKQRELANDDLAKLEQQWRDQTDAGKAKFSEQEYQLKLTAAELKHQVDGVTYTEDEKMRLAIFDERISLADEEQETCNQKVERLTTEERKQRAKRDQANEALRIASIRINERENTKEELHHMLFPQSHTLLEFLRKEAQGWEQSFGKVIAPELLHRSDLHPSLAKDSSEALFGVNLDLNAIDVPEYAATEQDLRIRFAKAEEALKSAQEMHAEAEDQLVAMNNALDVITRELTFARTAYKNSREDLRRLFDEKRSEQQKINQAVADRKTESGKRLVQLDNELKQLHNQHLEWLVEQKEQALEARMDKNAYWQEVVGAIDNQLGQIKANIEQRRLTAKTEQKACETWYKNELKSRGVDEGTILALKKQIRDLEAKISQAEQRRSDVLRFDDWYQHTWLTRKPKLQTQLAEVKRAALEFEQQLKAKTADIKQRRTTLETDRKACDAAQVEASENLTKLRAVMRKLAELKLPPNNDEAIGGIGERLRQGEDLLLKRDYLMGSVKQYVEHFDSVIASKSGSSLAEFWERARDESSFVSDKGIRLLDYRKLVPQLEQLLNVMVPQSLMAIREQGRIFGIDLTAFYDVLTDIDRRIASQSARITREVGEELFLDGVSESAVRIRSRISELEFWPELEVFVKAFKAWKADGFSQLPDEHYTNSMRRALDIIGRAALTGGIAKLLEIELRLKEGNSDLIIRTDRQLNESSSHGMAYLILCKFLLAFTRLLRGKADVTIHWPIDELGTLHHTNVKKIFDACENNNISVLGAFPNPESEVLNLFANRYIINKQTKKLQVVKPQANPLAARLSQRNAKIANAETTKEHI; from the coding sequence ATGCCAAGCTTGATTAGAATCGTGTTAATTAATACCCACCTACCGGGTGTGGTCGAACTGTTATTAAAGGGTCACACCAATATTTGTGGTACCAATGCGTCTGGTAAAACAACGTTACAACGATTGGTGCCCGTTTTTTATGGCGAGTATCCTAGCCGCGTAGTGCCGTCAACACGTGACAGTTTCGAACGTTGGTATTTACCCCATGACTCCAGCTACATTATTTATGAGTATCAAAAAGACGATGGTTTGCTTTATCAAGCAGTGCTAGCGTCAGCAGGTGACGGTAAAGGGGTTAATTACCGTTTTATCGCCCGAGGTTTTGAACTAGAGCATTATATTAAATCGCGTAATGGCGACACGATTATTTGCCATTCGATGGCCGAATTAGGCCGCGAAGTAAAACGTGATGGTATTGCTCATACCAATTTAATTAATACCCGTGAATTTCGTGCGATCATTCAAAACGATCGCAGCTTATTAAACACAGGTAGCAATCGTAATGAGCTACGGACATACGCACGACAATTCTCATTATGCGACGGTGAACACTCCCTGCGTCATATTGAAAAGTTGGCAAAAGCGGTACATTCTAAAGAAGGCAAAATGGAAACGATCAAATCAATGATCGCGGCCATTTTAGAAGAGGATGGGGTTAACCCGCCAACGTCTAGACTGAACCCACAGCGGGTTGAAACTTGGATACGTGAGAGCCAATTAGTACAAGGCTTTGAGCAAATACGCCCCGAGTATGACAAGCTTGAACAAGAGTTTAATCAATTATTAAGTGCAGAATTACGTTTAGCCAGTTTGTCCCGTGGCTACCGAGACGATGAAACCCTCGAAGCCGAACGTCAAGATCGCAATCAAACGCTAGGCAAAGAGCTCAATCTTAAATTGCGCTTGCTTGATGATGAATGGAAAGACATTCGTGATGAATTAAACCAAGAGTTATCTGCCGCCAAAGGTGATGTAGGCAAGTTTGAGTATGAACTTGATGCGATTGAAGACCAACATGCGGCTTTTTTAGATGCCGATATTGAACAAGCTAAAGCGGATTTAGACAATTTACCCAATTGGCGTAGCGACGTTGAAAACCTTAACGAGCGTCACAAGCTACAAACCGAAAAGCATCAAGATATTGAGTCTGCTTTTAATGCCCGACGTAATAAAATTGCCGAACAGTTACATCGCGAACTCGAAACATTACATGCTGAACAGGACACTCAACGAGAAGCCCGTGACAAGCAGCGCGAGTTAGCTAACGACGATCTGGCTAAACTTGAGCAACAATGGCGCGATCAAACCGACGCAGGTAAAGCCAAGTTCAGCGAGCAAGAATATCAACTTAAGTTAACGGCTGCCGAGCTTAAGCATCAAGTTGACGGTGTGACTTACACCGAAGATGAAAAAATGCGTTTGGCCATTTTCGATGAGCGCATCAGCTTAGCCGACGAAGAGCAAGAAACCTGCAACCAAAAAGTGGAACGCTTAACCACAGAAGAGCGTAAACAACGAGCCAAACGCGACCAAGCTAATGAAGCACTGCGCATTGCCAGTATTCGTATTAACGAGCGTGAAAACACCAAAGAAGAACTGCATCATATGCTGTTTCCGCAGTCGCATACACTGTTGGAGTTTTTACGTAAAGAAGCACAAGGCTGGGAACAGTCATTTGGTAAGGTCATCGCTCCTGAGCTATTACACCGCAGTGATTTACACCCAAGTTTGGCTAAAGACAGTAGCGAAGCTTTGTTTGGGGTGAATCTAGATTTAAATGCCATTGATGTGCCGGAATATGCTGCAACAGAGCAAGACTTGCGTATTCGTTTTGCTAAAGCGGAAGAGGCATTGAAAAGCGCCCAAGAAATGCATGCTGAAGCCGAAGATCAACTGGTGGCAATGAATAACGCCCTTGATGTGATTACCCGTGAGCTGACATTTGCGCGCACAGCCTATAAAAACAGCCGTGAAGATTTACGTCGCCTGTTTGATGAAAAACGCAGCGAACAACAAAAGATCAACCAAGCCGTAGCCGATCGCAAAACCGAATCAGGCAAACGATTAGTACAGCTCGATAACGAACTAAAACAGCTTCATAACCAGCATCTTGAATGGCTTGTAGAACAAAAAGAGCAAGCACTTGAAGCACGCATGGACAAAAACGCTTACTGGCAAGAAGTGGTTGGCGCCATTGATAACCAATTAGGCCAAATTAAAGCCAATATAGAGCAGCGCCGATTGACGGCTAAAACCGAACAAAAAGCCTGTGAAACTTGGTATAAAAACGAACTTAAATCTCGCGGTGTCGATGAAGGCACTATTTTGGCACTTAAAAAGCAAATACGCGATCTTGAAGCCAAAATTAGCCAAGCAGAACAACGTCGTAGTGATGTATTACGTTTTGATGATTGGTATCAACATACTTGGTTAACCCGTAAGCCAAAACTGCAAACTCAACTTGCTGAAGTCAAGCGTGCCGCATTAGAATTTGAGCAACAATTAAAAGCCAAAACAGCTGACATTAAACAGCGCCGCACCACGTTAGAAACCGATCGTAAAGCCTGTGATGCCGCTCAAGTTGAGGCGTCAGAAAACCTCACTAAACTGCGCGCGGTAATGCGCAAACTCGCTGAGCTTAAATTACCACCTAATAACGACGAAGCCATTGGTGGTATAGGCGAGCGCCTGCGCCAAGGCGAAGACCTATTGCTAAAACGCGACTATTTAATGGGTTCCGTTAAGCAATATGTAGAGCACTTTGATTCGGTCATTGCCAGTAAATCAGGCTCGAGTTTAGCTGAGTTTTGGGAGCGCGCCCGTGATGAATCAAGCTTTGTTAGTGACAAAGGTATTCGCTTACTCGACTATCGCAAATTAGTGCCACAACTTGAACAACTACTGAATGTCATGGTGCCGCAATCGTTAATGGCTATTCGCGAACAAGGGCGTATTTTTGGTATTGATTTAACCGCGTTTTATGACGTGTTAACCGATATCGATCGCCGAATTGCCAGCCAAAGTGCTCGTATTACTCGCGAAGTAGGTGAGGAGTTATTCCTCGATGGCGTGTCTGAATCAGCAGTACGTATTCGGTCACGCATTAGTGAACTTGAGTTTTGGCCTGAGCTGGAAGTATTTGTAAAAGCCTTTAAAGCTTGGAAAGCCGACGGCTTTAGTCAACTCCCTGACGAGCATTACACCAATTCAATGCGCCGCGCCTTAGACATTATTGGTCGTGCAGCGTTAACCGGTGGCATTGCTAAATTGCTCGAAATTGAGCTACGGCTAAAAGAAGGTAATAGTGACTTAATTATTCGTACTGACCGTCAGCTAAACGAGTCATCTAGTCACGGAATGGCGTATTTGATTTTATGTAAATTCTTATTAGCATTTACTCGCTTATTACGCGGTAAGGCAGACGTGACTATTCATTGGCCAATCGATGAGTTGGGAACATTGCATCACACCAATGTGAAGAAGATTTTTGACGCCTGTGAAAATAATAACATTAGCGTATTAGGTGCTTTCCCTAACCCTGAATCAGAAGTGCTCAACCTGTTTGCTAACCGTTACATTATTAATAAACAAACTAAAAAGCTGCAAGTTGTGAAGCCCCAAGCCAATCCATTAGCGGCACGTTTATCGCAACGTAACGCAAAAATAGCGAATGCAGAGACGACTAAGGAGCACATCTAA
- a CDS encoding spermidine synthase, with translation MSDYKVLHVDSDSVGDFCVLDDGDFRLLSFGDNDEQSKMYKAQPHVPQHTYVQAMLAVLLFTQPKSVIILGLGGGALVHSLRHVDAAIKITAVELRERVIEVAKRFFQLPLSKKLNIVHQDANEFLQRAEHKKVDVIFADIYSNKGVDKQQLSTLFIGQAKQLLKADGFLVLNCWKEHSRDIQLRDTLYSHFTHVYACLTGGGNWVVYATNGINSFGAANNKQALQALSQKLDTNISRVLTRFGAWE, from the coding sequence ATGTCCGATTATAAAGTATTGCATGTCGACAGTGATAGTGTTGGTGATTTTTGTGTGCTCGACGATGGTGATTTTAGACTATTGTCCTTTGGTGATAACGACGAGCAAAGCAAAATGTATAAAGCACAACCGCACGTGCCACAACATACTTATGTTCAAGCCATGCTTGCGGTATTGTTATTTACTCAACCCAAAAGTGTGATTATTTTAGGTTTAGGTGGCGGAGCATTAGTACATTCACTTCGGCATGTTGATGCTGCGATTAAAATTACCGCAGTTGAATTACGTGAACGCGTAATAGAAGTTGCCAAACGGTTCTTTCAATTACCCTTGAGTAAAAAGCTGAACATAGTTCATCAAGATGCCAATGAATTTTTACAACGTGCAGAGCACAAAAAAGTCGATGTGATTTTTGCCGATATATACAGCAACAAAGGTGTAGACAAGCAGCAGTTATCGACATTATTTATTGGTCAAGCAAAGCAACTGCTTAAAGCTGATGGTTTTTTAGTGCTTAATTGTTGGAAAGAACACAGTCGCGATATACAACTTCGAGACACACTTTATAGCCACTTTACTCATGTTTATGCTTGTTTAACCGGAGGCGGTAACTGGGTTGTTTATGCCACCAATGGCATTAATAGCTTTGGCGCGGCTAACAATAAACAAGCATTACAAGCGTTATCGCAAAAGCTAGATACCAATATTAGCCGTGTATTAACGCGGTTTGGTGCTTGGGAATAG